In Arachis hypogaea cultivar Tifrunner chromosome 17, arahy.Tifrunner.gnm2.J5K5, whole genome shotgun sequence, a single window of DNA contains:
- the LOC112763480 gene encoding uncharacterized protein — translation MEPTSTSNVQPSSSSALPSQSLPNPKGGINAITLRSGAKLQERSLEEPSPIEVTQDEDVVAVEEVEEEDEVQEVFEEEVDQQRGEVPKDGNVLQEATLIPFPTLARKTKKHVELDPKMVEIFKKVEVTIPFFDAIRQVPKYAKFLKDLCMNKERIHDLETIPLGSSISDLMGDIPDKCGDLGPYLVTCTIDRVQFVDCMCDLGTCVSIMTLSVYEVLKLPPFKRSATWFILADKSIISVVGIVEDVLVSIKGLVFPIDFHILKMPPSDSGRTSSILHGRPFLKTSRFKLDAFSGTYSFEIDGRAVSFNLDEAMRHPPEDHSIFQCDMIDNVVAEVHRDSLDGKSMIQGPSVGNPHECEKDTLPPPVLPDDQVPSHEQSVELKPLPSHLKYAFLKENQKLPVIIAKELTPQQEEKLLNILRRNNRAIGWSLADLVEVVKKEVTRLLEADIIYSILDSEWVSPVQVVPKKSGVTTIKNENGELIATRVQNSWRVYIDYRRLNLATRKDHFPLPFIDQMLDRLSGHIVSNDGISVDPAKVDVISGLPYTYSVREVRAFLGHAGFYRRFIKDISKVALSLSRLLQKDVEFDLSEDCMEAFDIEDCMEAFAIQDHV, via the exons ATGGAACCAACCTCTACCTCTAatgttcaaccctcaagctctagtgcactacCTTCTCAatctttacccaaccccaagggtggcattaatgccatcaccttgaggtccgGCGCTAAATTGCAAGAGAGGAGTCTCGAAGAGCCAAGCCCAATAGAAGTCACTCAAGACGAGGATGTTGTTGCGGTAGAAGAAGTCGAAGAGGAGGATGAGGTACAAGAGGTATTTGAAGAAGAAGTTGATCAACAAAGGGGCGAAGTTCCTAAGGATGGAAATGTCTTGCAAGAAGCTACTCTAATTCCATTTCCCACATTGGCAAGGAAGACTAAGAAGCATGTTGAGCTAgatcccaagatggtggagatattcaaaaaggttgaggtaactattcctttTTTTGATGCTATTCGCCAAGTCcctaaatatgcgaagtttctaaaggatttgtgcatgaACAAGGAAAGGAttcatgatttagaaactattccattgGGAAGCTCAATTTCGGATTTGATGGGTGATATACCGGATAAATGTGGTGATCTCGGGCCTTATTTAGTCACTTGCACTATAGATAGGGTACAATTtgttgattgcatgtgtgatctaGGCACTTGTGTGAGCATTATGACTTTGTCTGTTTATGAGGTCTTGAAGCTTCCACCCTTCAAACGGTCGGCCACCTGGTTTATTTTGgcggataaaagtataatttctGTGGTTGGcattgtagaggatgttctagtgAGTATAAAGGGGTTGGTCTTTCCGATTGATTTCCATATTCTTAAGATGCCCCCTAGTGACTCCGGAAGGACATCATCTATCTTGCATGGGAGGCCATTCTTGAAGACCTCTAGGtttaaattggatgctttttcggGTACCTACTCTTTTGAGATCGATGGAAGAGCGGTGAGCTTTAATCTTGATGAAGCCATGAGACATCCACCGGAGGACCATTCTATCTTCCAATGTGATATGATTGATAATGTTGTGGCCGAAGTCCACCGTGATAGTCTTGATGGGAAAAGTATGAttcaaggtccaagtgtggggaaccCCCATGAATGTGAAAAAGATACCTTACCACCTCCGGTGTTGCCGGATGACCAAGTGCCAAGTCATGAACAAAGTGTAGAGTTGAAACCACTTCCATCCCACCTAAAATATGCCTTTCTTAAAGAGAATCAAAAGCTCCCGGTCATAATTGCAAAGGAGCTCACACCCcaacaagaggagaagttgcttaaTATATTGAGAAGAAACAACAGggctattgggtggagtttggcagacttAGTTG AGGTTGTGAAGAAGGAGGTAACCCGGCTGCTAGAAGCCGACATTATTTATTCGATTTTGgatagtgagtgggtgagccccgTGCAAGTGGTTCCAAAGAAATCTGGTGTTACTACAATCAAGAATGAGAATGGGGAGCTTATAGCCACAAGGGTTCAAAATTCATGGAGGGTCTATATTGACTATAGGCGCTTGAACTTGGCCACAAGGAAGGACCACTTTCCGTTACcattcatcgatcagatgcttgatcgcttgTCCG GTCACATCGTCTCTAATGATGGTATTTCTGTTGATCCGGCAAAGGTCGATGTTATTTCTGGTTTGCCTTACACCtattctgtgagggaagtccgtgcTTTTCTTGGTCACGCAGGTTTTTACCGGCGTTTCATCAAGGACATTAGTAAGGTTGCACTATCTCTCTCTCGGTTATTGCAAAAGGATGTGGAATTTGATTTGAGTGAAGATTGCATGGAGGCATTTGACATTGAAGATTGCATGGAGGCATTTGCCATTCAAGATCATGTGTGA